In one window of candidate division TA06 bacterium DNA:
- a CDS encoding succinate--CoA ligase subunit beta has product MNIHEYQAKELLKTCDVATDAGFMAQSAGDVEKRLGEVHGPPWVIKAQVHSGGRGKAGGIKLARDQAEAFGFANQILGMTLVTAQTGAKGRIVRKILVAEAAKVDKEYYLSLLIDRAAASYVFVGSTEGGVEIEKVAAETPDAIARVYVDPLSGFRTYHAAEMARKLGFSGDLPAGCSLSSPKRMFGSAQAGPLASIGLAKQLSAIMAGMFKLFVEKDASLVEINPLVKTKEGKLLAIDAKVNFDDNGLARHPDIAALRDVGEEDPNEAQASKHDLSYIKLDGTIGCLVNGAGLAMATMDIVKHYGGSPANFLDVGGSASIEKVTEAFKIILSDSAVKGILVNIFGGIMKCDVIAEGIVAASKTLGVKVPIVARLDGTNVEQGKRILADSGLNIIPAGSLAEAAELIVKEAGRF; this is encoded by the coding sequence ATGAATATTCACGAATACCAGGCAAAAGAACTGCTGAAAACCTGCGACGTGGCCACCGATGCCGGCTTTATGGCCCAGTCGGCCGGAGACGTCGAGAAGCGGCTGGGCGAAGTCCACGGCCCGCCGTGGGTGATCAAGGCCCAGGTCCACAGCGGCGGACGGGGCAAGGCTGGCGGCATTAAGTTGGCCCGCGACCAAGCCGAGGCGTTCGGTTTCGCGAACCAGATTTTGGGCATGACGCTGGTCACCGCCCAGACCGGGGCCAAGGGGAGAATCGTCCGCAAGATCCTGGTCGCCGAGGCCGCAAAAGTGGACAAGGAATATTATTTAAGCCTGTTGATCGACCGGGCCGCGGCCAGCTATGTGTTCGTCGGATCTACCGAGGGCGGCGTGGAGATCGAAAAGGTCGCGGCCGAGACGCCCGATGCCATAGCCAGGGTCTACGTTGACCCGCTGTCCGGGTTCAGGACCTACCACGCTGCCGAGATGGCCCGTAAACTCGGCTTTTCTGGCGACCTGCCTGCGGGCTGTAGCCTGTCTTCGCCGAAGCGGATGTTCGGCTCCGCGCAGGCAGGCCCTTTGGCGAGCATAGGCCTGGCCAAACAGTTGAGCGCGATCATGGCCGGCATGTTTAAGTTGTTCGTGGAGAAGGACGCCTCGCTGGTTGAAATTAATCCCTTGGTGAAAACGAAAGAAGGAAAGCTGCTGGCGATAGACGCCAAGGTCAACTTCGACGACAACGGGCTGGCCAGGCATCCCGACATCGCGGCGTTGCGCGACGTCGGCGAAGAGGACCCCAACGAGGCGCAAGCCTCCAAGCACGACCTCTCCTACATCAAGCTAGACGGGACCATCGGCTGCCTGGTCAACGGCGCCGGGCTAGCCATGGCCACCATGGACATCGTCAAGCATTACGGCGGCAGCCCGGCCAACTTTTTGGACGTGGGCGGCTCGGCCTCCATCGAGAAGGTGACCGAGGCCTTCAAGATCATCCTGTCCGACTCCGCGGTCAAGGGCATTCTGGTCAACATCTTCGGCGGGATCATGAAATGCGACGTGATCGCCGAGGGCATCGTGGCGGCGTCAAAAACGTTGGGGGTCAAGGTCCCGATCGTGGCCCGGCTGGACGGCACCAATGTGGAACAGGGCAAGCGGATCCTGGCCGATTCCGGCCTGAATATCATTCCGGCCGGGTCGCTGGCCGAGGCGGCGGAGTTGATCGTCAAGGAGGCCGGCCGGTTTTAA